The DNA window GCGTCTAACAGAGAGAACCTCTGAGAGAGAGGTAGAGCGGACTCTGAAGGTGTCTTCTGCTAGGAAGATCCAGAAGTCTTCTTGGTCCAAATTTGATGAGAAGAAACATCAGAAGAGAAGGAAGAAGCTTGACAAGAAGAAGATTCAATGCTACTGCTGTAAGAATTTTGGTCATTATTCTTTTGAGTGCTGGTCAAATAAAGGAAAGAAGTCATAAGAAGCAAACATAGTCAGAGAGTGATGATGAACTTTTGATATTGATGGCTTCTAAGTTTGACAATAGTGAATTGTCAGAATGGTGGTATGTGGATATTGGCTGCTAAAATCACATAACTGAAAACAATCAATGGTTGATAGACTTTGACTCCAGAAAGAGGACAAAGATTAGATGTGTTGGGGATAAGTTCTTTAATGTCAAAGGAATGGCAAATGCCAGAATCAAAATGAAGAATGATAAAAAAATTCTGATCAaatatgtttggtatgttccAGACATGAAGAACGATCTAATGAGTGTAGGTCAGCTAactgagaaagatttctcagttATTATGAAGGAAAATCTCTTAAAGTCGTATGATTCACTAGTTTTTACTATAAAAAATTTTGATTCTTTGTTTGAGTTAGTTAGCACCTTAATTCTTTGTTTGAGTTAGTTAGCTCCCTTAAGAAAATCGGAAATGATAACTTGACATTTCTATTGTACATCCACACCGTGTGTGGTATGTTCATATGTTCAAagcataaattttattttttaaataattttttgtctTGACTTTTGTGCAAGAATATTTTTCTCTGTTCATATCTTTGGTGTAAGATACGGTGTATAAAATATAGTGTAAAGATAGCGTAACTCTAAGAAAATGTATAGATTTATAGAGCGGGCTTTGTCTTGGTTTGCCACTTTGTGGTGTGGACTATAAAAATCCCAAAACAATGTTATTTTCTCAAGTTTGACTATTATTATTATCCATGACATGGAGGGTTGAACTATTTTTTCTTCTTGTAAGTGATTTTGGTAAGACGTCTTCCCTCCTGCTCCTTCTCTAAGTAGGCTGCGGATCCATTCTTGTGTTTGAACTTGTAGACTTGTAGTTGCTAATAGGCATGCATTGACTTTTCTGTCCATGGCGGTTGCTTTGTTGGAAGACATTAAGGTGTACTTCCAGGTAGTAGATGCTCTTGATCTTTATTAGTGCAGAAAGAAGTCTTTAtcctaaaacaaacaaacaaataagCAGTCTTTATTGGAGACCAAACAATAATGACAAGTTTTCTACACAATCTAGAAAGGCTTGAATATTTTGAAAGCAAACGCATTGTAGTTAAactgaaaaactgtttgaaaaggATAATAAACAAATAACCAACTTAATCAATGTGTCAAACTAATGTAAACGCCGTCTTACACTTTTCTTTCCCACGCCCTGCAACGCGCTTATCCAACACGTCATTCGTCTTTATCTCTTCCAAACTAAGCAACCATATAGCTTCCTCCTACTCTATATATATACACATGTTTTGTTTCTATACTTTTCATTCCTATAACATCATCCTTCAACTACTCTTTCATATATAATTCTAATCaacttcatcatcaacattaTGAGTAACTTTAACAATCAGCAACAGGCACCTATATCATATCCACCACCAAGTGAGGCTAATTCTACGTCTCAATATGTAACTGCCCCGCCACCTGTGGGATACCCTTCCAAGGATGCCCCTCAACAAAGTATTCCAGACCAAACCACAAGCAGAGGTGATGGTTTCTGGAAGGGATGCTGTGCTGCTTTGTGTTGCTGCTGTGCCATAGATATATGCTTTTGAGTTCTGATTCAACCATACAACATACATAGTGTGCTTATTGTTTTAGCACTATTTTTTTACCTCTGTTGTATTTTTCCTATTGTATTCTTTCTAGTTTGTAATAAGGATTTTTATCTCTTTGGACATTATGTATTTATTTCTCCATTATTTGTTTCTCTTGTATACTTTGTAGTCTATGCTTTATCATGTATTGTTCTGTAGTGACTTTATGTTTGTAATTAGTCgttgtaatataattttttatcaatCATATTTTTACCTTAACATGTCAAATTGTGCATCAATATAATATGATATTGGTGACTTGTGGTATGCTACCCGAATTGAATTTCCTAAACAGATTGCATGTCACAACTCTGGTTTTCCCAAACGGACACCATGTTTATTGTTTCCTATGTTGTTTATGTCCCGGATAGCACCACATAGCATTGGACTCCAAAATTAAGGAATATGTTATGAGAAGAGCATAGGAATAACAAGGACTAGACAGTGTACCAGTCTAAAAATTTTCAACCATTGCTTGGACATGTTTACAGTATGAAttatgaaataatcaattattactAAGGTGACAATTGAATGAAAAAAAGTGAGGACTGAGACACTTACTCGCATTCTAAACTCAATCAGCATAAGATACAATTTCAACAATAGGTAACCAAAAACAATGTGAAAACAAAAAATTGACAATCTTCTCCATCTCACAAAAATGGTTCCCAACAGTTTTCTCTCTTCCAACATACCTAAACTCATCTCACGTTTTTATAAAAAGGCTGTAGTCCTGTAGTCTGTCTCTTAATCTGTCTTTCTTTCAACTCAGAATGGGGGCAGGAGGGACTTCAAGGGTGATTCCAGCTTGGATTTGGCCCCAGCCGATAAGACGCCAATGCTTCTCGACACGTCTACTTAGAGCAATCTTCTCACCCTTGCTTGTGCACACAGGGGAAGTAAGTTGCAATTTTGCCAAATCGTTCTTCACAGCAACCACTTTGGCACCCGTTGACATAGATCCTATGTTCAACATAAGCATCTCTCCTTTCACAAGCTTTGCAACTTTTCCTTGTCTCTCCGAACCTTTTGTCCGGACACCAAGAAGCCGTCGAAGCAAGAAAAAGTTAACCTGGAAAACAATGTGCATAACAGGGAAATTAAGTGCCAGCTTTCATGATTCATAACAGAAAAAAATATCAATACTCATGACCCTAAGGCATAGTCAGTCGCGTACCTCAAGTTCCACGTAAACTTCGGGAAGTGATCCAACCTCTCCGAGAACTTGACCTACCAACCTGTCAGCACGAGTCAAAGTGGGATCCATTGTTGTTCCAACACCAATTAGGCCACCAGGAACTGCAAACTGAAGCTCATTTTGTTCAGCATATAATGAAACTATTCTGGAATAGATGGGTGTGCATCGGATGTTTCCACTCTCGTCTTTAACAACTATTCCAGGTCGAACTTCAATGAATTGGTTAACCTTTAAAACACCCTGCAAATAACAAATTGTAAGATGCGATTAAAAATAATGTATCAATGTCTAACCACAAAACTTGGCCCATGATAAACGGGTATTTGGTCTCGGCCAATTGAAAACTCATCATAACATATTTAATTGGTTTAAGCAAAAAACCAAAACAgaaaatggaaatacaaaaaTGGTTAATCAAACTAAACAAGTCAGATCAGTGCAAATTAAGCAAGTTATTTGGAATCTTGACCAAAGAAAGACTTACCCTCAGAATGCTTCCACCAGCTACACCTCCTTTTATTTCATCAACCTCATAACCAGGTTTATTGACATCAAATGACCGAATCACTATCATATTAGGTGGAGAAATGAAGTTCCGTTCAGGGATTGGGATCTTTTTCACGATGTACTCACACACAACGTCAATATTATACTTCAATTGTGCGGAAATTGGTACTACTGGTGCACTATCAGCAACAGTTCCCTGGTAAAACACCAAGAAATAGGGGGAGTGTATCAGTTATATTACTGAAAAAGGGATTCGTCtgtataaataaataaacctCTCGGTAGAAAACTTACTTGAATAAACTTCTGAATTGCTTCATGCTGGTTGATTGCCACATTTTCTTGAATCAAGTCTACCTTGTTCTGAAGGATAATTATGTGTTGCAGACGCATAATTTCCACAGCAGCTAAATGCTCAGAAGTTTGTGGTTGCGGGCAGCTTTCATTAGCAGCAATGAGTAGCAATGCACCGTCCATGATTGCTGCTCCATTAAGCATAGTAGCCATGAGAATATCATGTCCCTACAGAAATTATGAAACGAAAACACTATCATACAAATGTAAAAGAAAGATAGCTAAACACGTCTCAGCATAATCCACAGCCCTAAATAACAAATGATGGTTCGGGATCTTACTGGGCAATCAACAAAAGAAACATGTCTAAGCAATTTCATCTTGGCATTTTCAAACCCTAGTACGTCACACATAGGATTATCTTCCTTTCCACTTCCATAAGCCCTgccgaaaagaagaaaaaaattatcaCATGGCCAAATGTGATGAATGAACTAATGCTAAAATAGAAAATCTAAAATAATACCCACTTGTAGGACATAGGCCTTGGACACCGTTCATCTTCACACTTGTATATTTTTGCATTCGCATAACCAAGCTTGATTGTAATGTTACGCTCCAACTcatttttaaaacgaacagtCTGCAAAACATCCATGGGAAGTTAGAGGTCAACGGTTTAACTATCCATTATCGAAGCTTGAGGAAAATGCATTAAAATTCATATAGCATGATTATCTATAATACTACATCCAAACTGAAAATGCAAAATAAAAGGGTAGGAAATTCAATCAATTAGTTAAACACCGATTACCATATACCATAAATTACATATTAACCAGTTACAATATACAGTTAAGCACCGCCGCCATGCTCAGACACGCCCAAAGAGAGTAGAAAAAAACTTAATATATTACCTGAACACCTGATATTGCTTTCACAACAGTTGACTTTCCATGTGCCACATGACCAATGGTGCCTACAAGGATAAATTTCATAACCCATCAGCATTAACACTCCATCGATGATAAAGAAGCTTGTTCAATTTTAACGGGAAACTGTTaaagttttattttcttttatgttaagTTATTGTTAGTATGGACTAAGTAATGTTACTGCTATGCTACTGTTAGTGAGCAGTTGCTTTTACCTATTCTTTTGCCAATATCCCACGTTTCTAGTGTTTGTTAGTGTGGGCTATTTTTTCTCAATTTCAGTTTCTGTATGGCTATTTAAAAGCTCTTACTATTATTCAATCAAATAAGAAAGATTCTCCCTAAACTATTATTTTGTAAACATGGTTGCTTCAcatttggtatcagagctccTTTAGAAGGGGCATGATCAATACTTGAAACGCAGCAGTCCTTTCAAGTAGATGGCAGAAAACAACAGCTTTGTTCAACCATCAATTCCAAAGTTTAATGGTCACTATGACCATTGGGCAATGCTCATGGAGAACTTCCTTCGATCCAAGGAATACTAGAGTTTGATTGAAAATGGGATCCCTGCAGCAATTGGGGGTGCAGAATCAACTGAGGCACCAAGAATAACTGTTGAAGATCAGAAACTCAAGGATTTAAAGATAAAGAATTATCTTTTTCAAGCAATTGATAGATCTATCTTGGAGACAATCTTGAAGAAAGAAACGTCTAAGGACATTTGGGACTCAATGAAGCAGAAGTATCAAGGGACAGCAAGGGTTAAACGAGCACAGTTACAAGCACTTCGAAGGGAATTTGAAATCCTGCAGATGAAAGCTGGAGAATCGGAGAATGAGTACTTTTCTCGAACCCTCACCATAGCCAACAAGATGAGAACTCATGGAGAGACTATGACAGATGTTGTTATTGAAAAAAATTTGCGGTCCATGACTCCAAAATTCAACTATGTTGTTTgctctattgaagagtcaagtgACATTGACGCCTTATCAATCGACCAACTACAAAGCAACCTGTTGGTGCATGAGCAACGCATGAATGTTCTTGTTATTGAAGAGCAAGCAATGAAAGTAACCTCTGAAAACAGAATAAGAGGCCGTGGTTGTGGAGTATTTCGCGGACGAGGAAGCGGTAGGGGCATGTCATACTTTGACAAGTCCACTGTGGAGTGTTATTACTGCCATAAACTTGGACATTTTCAATATGAATGTCCAAGCAAGGAGAGTGAAGCCAATTTTGCAGAATCTCAAGAAGAAATGCTTTTGATGGCATCCATGGAAAATAAAGAATCAGATAAGGATGAGGTATGGTTCCTTGACTCGGGGTGTAGTAATCATATGTGCGGTAAGAAGAACTATTCTCTGATTTGgatgaaaattttaatgaaacagTGAAGTTGATAAGGATGAGTTATGGTTCCTTGACTCGGGGTGTAGTAATCATATGTGCGGTAAGAAGAACTATTCTCTGATTTGgatgaaaattttaatgaaacaatGAAGTTGGGAAACAATTCCAACATGGCTGTGAAAGGAAAAGGAAATGTGAGATTTCAATTGAATGGAATCTCACATATCATTACTAGTGTCTTCTATGTACCTGAGCTAAAGAACAACTTGCTGAGTATTGGTCAGCTACAAGAAAAGGGGTTAACAATTATTTTTCAACATGGAAAATGCAAGATTTATCATAAGGAGAAAGGCTTCATCATGGGAACAACAATGTCCTCAAACAGAATGTTCATTTTGCCAGTTAAGCCGCAGTCAAGTGTATCAGCTTGTTTCAACACAATCACTAAAGACTCAACTGAGTTATGGCACTGTAGATTTGGACATTTAGGCTTTAAAGGCTTGAAGATTATTGAGCAAAAAAGGATGGTGAATGGTCTGCCGCAACTAAAAACTCCCTCTAAAATTTGTAAAGACTGTCTTGCGGGAAAGCAACAGAGGGATCCATTTCCTAAGGTGCGCACGTGAAGAGCATCTCAAATCCTACAGTTGATACATGCTGACATATGCGGAAAGAGGTACCTAATTACTATCATTGATGACTATAGTCGTATAACATGGGTGTATTTTTTAGTAGAAAAGTCTGAagcttttgaaatttttagaagcTTTAAAATCATGTGGAGAAAGAAACAAATACATTCATAAAATGTTTGCGTACTGATAGGGGTGGTGAATTTACATCACAAGCATTTAATGACTTTTGTAAGGAGAATGGTATAAATAGGCAACTGACAGCCGCATATACGCCACAGCAAAACGGTGTAGCAGAGAGGAAAAACAAAACCATTATGAACATGGTTCGTTGCATGTTGTATGAGAAACAAGTTCAAAGGAGTTTTTGGCCCGAGGCTGTAAATTGGACTGTTCATGTGCTGAATCGATGCCCCTGTTGCTGTAAAAAACAAGACCCCTGAAGAAGTTTGGAGCGGTGTAAAGCCAACAGTTGAGTACTTAAGAGTTTTTGGATGTGTTTCGTATGTCCACATACCAGACAGAAAAAGAACAAAGCTGGATAGAAAAAGTACTAGTTGTGTTCTACTTTAAGTAAGAGAAGAATCAAAGGCATACAGGTTGTACGATCCAATTTCTCAGAAGATTATTGTGAGTAGAGATGTTGTTTTTGAAGAAGATAAAGGATGGGACTGGGATAAAAGACACGAGGAAAACATCAAAGGCAATTTAGAGTgagaagatgaacaagatgaaGTTGCCACTACTGCAAGTGCAGAAAATGATACGAGCATCAATGAAGAAAGAGAAGGAGAACTAGATCACTCGGATTCAAACGAGTAAATTGAAGAGAACCAGCTAGTTTCAAATAGAAGAATAATACGACAACATGTTTGGATGAGggattatgaaagtggagaaggACTGTCAAAAGAAGAAAACATGACTAACATGGCCATGTTTGCAAGTGTTGACCCAATTTCatttgaagttgtgaagagtGAAAATGGAGAAATGTCATGAATTTGGAAATAGAATCAATAGAGAAGAATGACACCTGGGAGTTGACAAATTTACTGGTTGGTGGAAAGAAAATTGGGGTGAAATGGATATTCAAAACAAAGCTCAATGAGAATGGAGAAATAGACAAACACAAAGCAAGACTTGTAGCAAAAGGATATGCTCAAAAATATGGAGTTATAATGAAGTTTTTGCACCGGTGGCAAGATTATATACAATTCGACTAGTGCTTGCCCTTGCTGCTCAAAGGGGATGGACCGGTTATCAGCTGGATGTAAAGTCGGCATTTTTGCACGATGTACTCAATGAAGAGGTTTTTGTGGAACAGCCTTGCGGATATGAAATCAAGGGCAATGAGCATAAGGTGTACAAGATAAAGAAAGCACTTTCTGGACTGAAACAAGCTCCACGAGCTTAGTACAGTCGCATAGAATCATATTTTTTGAAGGAAGGCTTTGAAAAATGCTCCCATGAACACACTTTTCTAATTATAAGCTTAAATGTTGATGATTTGATATTCACTGGAAATGATGAGTCAATGTATGTTGAATTCAAAAAATCCATGATGGTTGAATTTGATATGACCGATTTGGGAAAAATGAGGTACTTCCTGGGTGTTGAAGTAATGCAAAAGACTGATGGCATATTCATTAGTCAAAAAAGATATGTGATGAAAGTGTTGGAGAAATTTGTAATGGACAAAAGTAATTATGTTCATAATCCAATGGTTCCTGGAGAGAAGCTTCAAAAGGATCAAGATGGCATGAAGATTGATAGTACTTACTACATGCAGATTGTAGGAAGCCTTATGTACTTAACTGCTACCCGACTGGATGTTATGTTTGTTGTTAGCCTCATTAGTAGGTACATGGAGCATCCTACTAAATTACATTTGCAAGCAGCAAGGAAAATATTAAGATACTTAACAGGAATGGTTGATTATGGTGTGTTTTATAAGAAGGGTGGAAATGAAGAGTTGGTCGCGTACACAGATAGTGACTATGTGGGTGATTTGGATGATAGAAAAAGCACGTTGGGATTTGTGTTTCTATTGAGCTCTGGTGCAATATCTTGGTTATCAAAAAAACAGCCTTTAGTATCTTTATCTACTACAGAGTCAGAATTTATAGACGCGTCAACTTGTGCTTGTCAAGCCGTTTGGTTGAGAAAGATTTTAGAGAAGCTTGGACATACTCAAAATAGCTCAACATCTGTTTACTGTGACAACAACTCAGCAATCAAGCTTGCTAAGAATCCAGTAATGCACGGTCGTAGCAAACACATCGATGTTCGCTTCCATTTTCTTCGTGAGCTCGCAAAGGATGGAACTATAGAACTAGCTTACTGCAATACTCAAGAACAAGTGGCTGATGTGATGACAAAACCTTTGAAACTTAATGCCTTTGTGAAATTGTGCAACCTATTGGGAGTGTGTCCACCGCCAATAGTAAACTCATTGTTAGTAACATTCAGTTTAAGGGAGAATGTTaaagttttattttcttttatgttaagTTATTGTTAGTGTGGACTAAGTAATGTTACCGCTATGCTACTGTTAGTGAGCAGTTGCTTTTACCTATTCTTTTGCCAATATCCCACGTTTCTAGTGTTTGTTAGTGTGGGCTATTTTTTCTCAATTTCAGTTTCTGTATGGCTATTTAAAAGCTCTTTCTATTATTCAATCAAATAAGAAAGATTCTCCCTAAACTATTATTTTGTAAACATGGTTACTTCACAGAAACCCGTCAATGTTCTGAATTCTAATGTGATTGCAGCAAATTTCAAAACTATACTTGCAAAAATATAGAAACACAAATAAACCTAAAATCACGATAAAAATATATTACCAATATTGATAGTAGCCTGGCGAGAAATGACTTCAGGAGAAAGAGGATGCAGCTTTGTCACATCCAACTTACTCAGGTCTTGTTCCATCAACCCCTTCCGCGACATTTTGGCAGTGCTGCTTCCAATAAAAACTTAAATAGAGTGAAAACTAATGACCAAATATAGACATTGATTACTCTTTTGCATTGTCACCTAAAATTTTGTGATATCAGGAAAAATTGCACAGAAACCCCTAAAGATTTCAGAGATTTATTATAGATTAATTTCAGAGATTTCAGTTTTGGAGTAAAACCCTACAACTATATGTAGctaaaaaaacacaaatcaaTAGCATGAAGATATCAAAATCCAACAAGCTCAAATACAACAATTCTGAATgattcatacaaaaaaaaaaaatcacaaacatCAAATGTTGTTAAAGGAATACCAATTAGTGGATTTGAAAGTGGATGAGTAGAGAAGCTACAGTGACCGAATCTCAAAATCTGCGAAGAAAGATGAAAGAATAGAGCTTTGTCGTTTAAGGTTAGAAAGATGGCAAGATTCTCGTCGAAATCGAACTAGGATTGAAGATTGGTCGTGTATGAGATTTTGAGGTTCTTGGGGGTGGCTAGGTTTTTTTTCTTGCGTTTAGGAACAGCAAGAAATGGAATGGTTTTTGGGTGTTGGGTTTTATGGGTTTCGGGTTATTTTTTGGAAATTTATGGGCCAAACATGTACTACAATTGAATCCATGAAATAAATATATAGTGAACTAGTACCGGAAAAaatatttaagtaaataaaatattttagaactaattataatttacaaataaaattataattacaaatttataaataatttaagtaaataaaatattttacatcttaaaagaattaataaaaataaattttttactatttattgTCACGTATTATTTACAATTCAAATTCTTATTTTATCATTGGTATCATATTaaaaaacttataattttttttttacttataatttttttttttacttattgacAAGGATTATCATCAacgtaaattttaatatataaaataaattttttaatataattgatatatTAGGAACAGTTATTTTGATTTGTCTTATTAATTTAAACATTCAATATATACTCAATTTTTCAaacatattttcaaatatttggtTATAAATttctttaagtaaaaaaaattattttagaactacttataatttataaataaagttatAATAACATTATAATCTATTATAATATGTCTTTGTTATTAgtagtatatataaaaaaaaattcaaataataaagtatttattattgttaatagATATTAATAGATATATTTATATTACATAAAGATTTAATTATTTGTATTACTTAAAGATTTAAGAATTTCACATGTGTAAGACTTTCCAAACAACTCATTTtcctttaatatatttaattgattaattgatacTATGAGATATGAATGatttttatatcaatttttttacaaaataaataataaaatagatatAGGAATAAATgtacttaaaataattttaataaaatggaGATGAAAAATAATGTCCTTcaaatgttttttataaaaaacaatgtagaaaaataaattagtaaacttataaataaaaaatatatttagagagataaaatataaaatgcttatgtttagaaaaataaaaatatatttaattctataactaaatatgattaaaccttaaatttaaaatttaaaataaaaaatatttaataaagttgatcaaaattaattgaataatttaatatgattgttaatttacatcaaaattaaaatatcttcTTAATTGATAAAAATGAGTTCCAAATATAAATAATTGAATTCAATCATTTATTATGAAGTTAAAAAATTATTGAACAATCAActgtcttttttttctttcatttatggGAAACCAATGACTTGGTTAATGCATTGAAATGGtttgttatttaatttgaaatcaaggaaaaaaatagaaaataaaatatttaattaaatggatgaccaaatttgtgataaTGTGTAATGAACATTTAATCGAACAACTCaatcatattaatattaattaatgtaaaatttataaaaacaccaaacaaatataatatattagaatattggtataaaatatttttggcttaattgcaactttggtcccctaTTCAGTCATTTTATTGATTTTGATCCCCCACTTTAAAAACcactatttaagtttttttttttttagttttttgttcaaTTTTGGTCCCCTTCAAATTTGGGGTATTTTTTAATGAGGTGGCGTTAGTTTTGCTTATGTGTCAATGCCATgtcattttaataatttttttaattcattattataatttcttaaaattttctttttaataattaaatatttttagttataaaattttatatttatttatttatttaaaaattaaatattacatattcTAAAATATATGTTTGGGCCTAAACTCCAACTTCTTTTTATGTGCAGCCCAATCTCTAATATTACAACAAATCAAGTGTAAAAGTATATTATAAACACTAGTTTTTGGATTTAAAATTTCATTGTGGGACTTAAAGAAACAAGGAAAAGTTTAAAACTTGAATGCTATCCAGAgtcatctacttaatataaatgtaaggttgtgatgatgacaaccctagacaaAAACCCTAGCCTTTGCTTATGTGTCATCCTCACATATCTCCGTGCTTATGTGTCATCGTCACATAATTCTACCTATTTATAAAatctcatttttaatttaatacatGAAGAAAATATGTCATCCTCACAAATTAATTATATaccaatatatattattaactcttaaactaattttactattttatcaattggaagtcactttaaataaaatattaaattatttatattaacaaTAAACATATTAACAAAACACAAATATTTATCTATACTATTATATGTATTATATTATTCATTAAATTGATacgatataaataataataataataataataataataataataataataataataatattgagccatagctataaaaaaattataatagcgaagaaataaaaaaacatatgatTTAAATAGAATGAAGTAAAAGAtaaataagtttttattttatagaatttattaattaatgaaatatatttttaattgagttaCATTTTGAGAATATATAATACTCAAAtttaattattcatatttttttcataattataaACTATACAATTTTCaataagaaaatgatttttttaatattatttttataaatggaaaatgctagaTTATATAGCATTAcaatacaattaatttttaataaaactaacattactttattatatgttttatttatatttatgtaaacCACTTTTTAAATTTCTCTCcaattttatacatttttttaaaaataaatattttaaaatttaattaaatgttaATAGTATATAATACTCAAtttaatttatcatattttttatagaaaatgagAGGTCGTAACGTTAACAATGTTACACTAAAACACCAATAAATTTTATATTGGTGGTAACTCTTATTgccaatatatattattaactcttaaactaatttttctattttataaattagtaGTCACTTTAAATATTAACAAAacacaaatatttatttatactattatattattatattatttattaattgac is part of the Vicia villosa cultivar HV-30 ecotype Madison, WI unplaced genomic scaffold, Vvil1.0 ctg.000189F_1_1, whole genome shotgun sequence genome and encodes:
- the LOC131625141 gene encoding eukaryotic translation initiation factor 2 subunit gamma-like encodes the protein MSRKGLMEQDLSKLDVTKLHPLSPEVISRQATINIGTIGHVAHGKSTVVKAISGVQTVRFKNELERNITIKLGYANAKIYKCEDERCPRPMSYKAYGSGKEDNPMCDVLGFENAKMKLLRHVSFVDCPGHDILMATMLNGAAIMDGALLLIAANESCPQPQTSEHLAAVEIMRLQHIIILQNKVDLIQENVAINQHEAIQKFIQGTVADSAPVVPISAQLKYNIDVVCEYIVKKIPIPERNFISPPNMIVIRSFDVNKPGYEVDEIKGGVAGGSILRGVLKVNQFIEVRPGIVVKDESGNIRCTPIYSRIVSLYAEQNELQFAVPGGLIGVGTTMDPTLTRADRLVGQVLGEVGSLPEVYVELEVNFFLLRRLLGVRTKGSERQGKVAKLVKGEMLMLNIGSMSTGAKVVAVKNDLAKLQLTSPVCTSKGEKIALSRRVEKHWRLIGWGQIQAGITLEVPPAPILS